In Phaeobacter gallaeciensis DSM 26640, a genomic segment contains:
- a CDS encoding energy transducer TonB family protein — MTVPHSRLIGVFALFVAAAGHAGMAQLSVPEKAELSGGNTGLAAQGFAFADLVQGVDAPIDAKELPDADIAAVPTATTLSPQVEKVVVEAVQSAVQTPPPGAVPILPALEAEPIQSEKLSEPRQPETATAAPKPEVLEPLPDAKPEPKPRPKPTRVQKRGNNAEQNTLAGTQSGTAPKHSGQAQTSPGTAKQQGNATADNYRGKVLRRVMRAKRQRVNIRGAALVRFTITGSGALGSARIAKSSGSSKLDNIALAQVRRAAPFPPPPKGVRPSYTVKIKGK, encoded by the coding sequence ATGACAGTCCCACACTCCCGGCTCATCGGCGTGTTCGCCCTGTTCGTGGCCGCAGCGGGCCATGCGGGCATGGCGCAGCTGAGTGTTCCTGAAAAGGCCGAACTCAGCGGTGGGAATACTGGTCTCGCCGCCCAGGGCTTTGCCTTTGCCGATTTGGTGCAAGGTGTGGATGCGCCGATTGATGCCAAGGAGTTGCCGGATGCAGACATAGCCGCTGTTCCTACTGCAACCACGTTATCACCGCAGGTTGAGAAGGTTGTGGTAGAAGCCGTACAATCTGCCGTGCAAACCCCGCCGCCCGGCGCCGTTCCGATCTTACCGGCTCTTGAGGCCGAGCCGATCCAGTCGGAGAAATTGTCAGAACCACGTCAACCTGAAACGGCAACTGCGGCACCAAAACCGGAGGTGCTTGAGCCACTGCCGGACGCCAAACCGGAACCGAAGCCTCGGCCCAAACCCACAAGAGTGCAAAAGCGTGGGAACAATGCGGAGCAGAACACTCTGGCGGGAACTCAGTCAGGCACCGCCCCAAAGCATTCTGGGCAGGCTCAGACATCCCCGGGCACGGCCAAACAGCAGGGCAATGCGACCGCAGACAATTACCGCGGAAAGGTTCTGCGGCGGGTGATGCGCGCCAAACGTCAGCGGGTCAACATCCGCGGGGCAGCGCTGGTTCGGTTCACGATCACCGGCAGCGGCGCTCTCGGCTCCGCCCGCATTGCCAAAAGTTCGGGCTCGTCAAAACTAGACAACATTGCTCTTGCACAGGTTCGCCGCGCGGCTCCATTTCCACCACCACCCAAGGGTGTCAGGCCATCTTACACGGTCAAAATCAAAGGTAAATAG
- a CDS encoding ExbD/TolR family protein produces MRIRPHKARQKEPTIALINIVFLMLIFFMIAGTLAVPLDKDVTLIEAKDLEGREPPDALVVHADCRLTLRGKVLADAATYAAMLTEEERAEVRIVPDRDLPARDLVKLGNALRAAGAQNVLLVSERALP; encoded by the coding sequence ATGCGTATCCGGCCACATAAAGCGAGGCAGAAGGAACCGACGATTGCGCTGATTAACATTGTTTTTCTGATGCTGATCTTCTTCATGATCGCGGGCACCTTGGCGGTGCCACTCGACAAAGATGTCACGCTGATTGAGGCCAAGGACCTGGAGGGGCGGGAACCACCGGATGCCTTAGTGGTGCATGCTGATTGCAGGCTCACCCTGCGCGGCAAGGTGCTGGCAGATGCCGCCACATATGCTGCGATGCTGACCGAAGAGGAGCGCGCCGAGGTGCGGATCGTACCGGATCGCGATCTGCCGGCCCGGGATCTGGTCAAACTGGGCAACGCGTTGCGCGCTGCCGGCGCTCAAAACGTGCTGCTGGTTTCCGAAAGAGCGTTGCCATGA
- a CDS encoding ExbD/TolR family protein, whose amino-acid sequence MALKLHSAGRGRLSMTSLIDVIFLLLLFFMLTSTFSKFGEIELIAAGRGADAAERQMLFIKLGEDSLTLNAQPADLSRIADLIRLQPQAGDGHLVLISPGEGASSQRLVDLLSQLRQVADLQAVVLG is encoded by the coding sequence ATGGCACTTAAACTGCACAGCGCGGGTCGTGGCAGGCTCTCGATGACCTCGCTCATCGATGTTATTTTTCTGCTGCTTCTGTTCTTCATGCTGACGTCAACTTTTTCAAAGTTCGGCGAGATTGAACTGATAGCGGCGGGACGCGGAGCTGACGCCGCAGAGCGGCAGATGCTGTTTATCAAGCTTGGGGAAGACAGCCTGACCTTGAACGCACAGCCCGCCGACCTTAGTCGCATTGCCGATCTGATCCGCCTGCAGCCACAAGCCGGTGATGGCCACCTGGTTTTGATTAGCCCAGGCGAGGGGGCGTCCTCACAACGTCTGGTCGATCTGCTCTCGCAGTTGCGCCAGGTGGCTGACCTCCAAGCTGTGGTGCTGGGATGA
- a CDS encoding MotA/TolQ/ExbB proton channel family protein, which translates to MTFVQDALSKVLELGGPVVLLLLAVSVLTTALILYKIWQYRSARVGQHTALAAAVAAWDRGEGEAALNKLGHSHSYLVPVIRLALSGPQDTMLAERADAEAEESFSQLERGLGTLDMVAQLAPLLGLFGTVIGMIEAFQELQSAGSSVDPSLLAGGIWVALLTTAAGLAVAMPTSLVLSWLTARMQRERVFANRALRTIFAPTAQTRPQVAHGT; encoded by the coding sequence ATGACATTCGTTCAGGATGCCCTTTCCAAGGTGCTGGAATTAGGCGGACCGGTTGTGTTGCTTTTGCTGGCAGTTTCGGTGCTGACCACTGCACTGATCCTCTACAAGATCTGGCAATATCGCTCTGCCCGCGTTGGGCAGCATACGGCGCTGGCCGCTGCAGTCGCAGCCTGGGATCGCGGTGAAGGTGAGGCTGCCCTCAATAAGCTGGGCCATAGCCACTCCTATTTGGTCCCGGTGATACGGCTGGCCCTCTCAGGTCCGCAAGACACAATGCTGGCCGAGCGTGCCGACGCCGAAGCAGAGGAAAGCTTCTCCCAGTTGGAACGCGGATTGGGAACATTAGACATGGTGGCACAGCTGGCACCTCTGCTTGGGCTTTTCGGTACGGTGATCGGCATGATTGAGGCGTTTCAAGAACTGCAGTCGGCGGGCTCGTCAGTTGACCCTTCACTGCTTGCGGGCGGCATCTGGGTGGCGCTGCTGACCACTGCGGCAGGGTTGGCTGTCGCAATGCCCACCTCACTTGTGCTCAGCTGGCTCACCGCCCGCATGCAGCGCGAGAGGGTCTTTGCCAATCGTGCTCTGCGCACCATCTTTGCCCCGACAGCCCAGACCCGGCCTCAGGTGGCGCATGGCACTTAA
- a CDS encoding TonB-dependent receptor domain-containing protein, with product MGKYQKGWRLLSTVSVLGLLASANSLAAQDIAEDGDFLGTIELGAGKREVQTDTGVPLTVINQEEIDDRQAATIAQLVESVPGVTLVNGTTPQSSGISIRGFGADGTYGSNPRVLITIDGATTGGEEIYRIGNQLFTDPALYREISVIRGTVGSYEYGSGVVGGVVQLETKDASDFTGGEIGTRFRQTLEAQSNGTGWASSSILAVQPTEDLEFLLNYTVRDNDSYDNGNGVETANSGFRNYSYLAKGRYTFGDSREHALSAWYNVTHSDDNSVPYDILGASSGGGFYFGDVDRITDSRTAGLRYEFDAVDNDLIHFEATLTYAEQDIDSTYVVGSCAGFPGCDASVSDLLNADHNYKTTKLQLKNTSYFDTGIASHDLRLGLEITNRERLDANSAPGGTDRRVALFAVDDIQFGDRFTLTPALRYETQDLKGTDTVSPGATDPYNGEIKNDALMGGLSARYEFDSGFAVFASAAYTEVLPIIDRLDKDPSVWVPEIGTTYEAGFSYQNQDVFTSGDQLAFKVNYYDTNLSDVRVAGDVLTQVDVDGFEVEASYGMANGLYFDLNGTVADGEQRRPDGTVSEYTLAPVGSAALTVGKRFNDTLDLSWEVVAAESTNAINGSGPLPGYGVNNLRATFRPQNGMLEGTEIRLGVENVFDKQYQTQLSTRAAAGRNFKLTVSKTF from the coding sequence ATGGGGAAATACCAAAAGGGATGGCGGTTGCTGAGCACCGTATCTGTGTTGGGCCTGCTAGCCAGTGCAAACAGCTTGGCGGCACAGGATATTGCGGAAGACGGCGATTTTCTTGGGACGATTGAGCTGGGCGCAGGCAAGCGCGAGGTGCAGACCGACACCGGGGTGCCGCTCACCGTTATCAACCAAGAGGAAATCGACGACCGGCAAGCGGCAACAATTGCCCAATTGGTTGAGTCCGTACCAGGCGTGACACTGGTGAATGGCACCACCCCGCAGTCTTCCGGCATTTCGATCCGTGGCTTTGGCGCTGACGGGACCTATGGATCCAACCCACGCGTGTTGATCACCATTGATGGGGCGACCACTGGCGGCGAAGAGATCTATCGGATCGGCAACCAGCTATTCACAGATCCGGCACTCTATAGGGAAATCTCGGTCATCCGCGGAACCGTTGGCAGCTATGAGTATGGATCCGGCGTTGTCGGTGGTGTCGTACAGCTGGAAACCAAGGATGCATCTGACTTCACCGGCGGCGAAATCGGCACGCGCTTCCGGCAAACTCTGGAAGCACAGTCTAACGGCACCGGATGGGCGTCATCCTCCATTCTGGCTGTGCAGCCAACAGAGGATCTGGAATTTCTTCTGAACTACACAGTCCGCGACAATGACTCCTATGACAATGGTAATGGTGTTGAAACCGCAAATAGTGGCTTCCGTAACTATTCCTATCTGGCGAAGGGTCGCTACACGTTCGGAGATTCCCGCGAACACGCCCTGAGTGCCTGGTATAATGTTACCCATTCGGACGACAACAGCGTGCCCTATGACATTCTGGGCGCGTCCTCCGGTGGTGGGTTCTACTTTGGCGATGTGGATCGGATCACAGATAGCCGGACCGCAGGACTGCGTTACGAATTCGATGCGGTTGACAACGACCTCATCCATTTTGAGGCGACACTGACCTATGCGGAACAGGACATCGACAGCACGTATGTTGTTGGCAGCTGCGCTGGTTTCCCGGGCTGTGATGCCTCTGTGTCAGACCTGTTGAACGCGGATCACAACTATAAAACCACCAAACTGCAGCTGAAGAATACCAGCTATTTTGACACCGGCATTGCCTCCCACGATCTGCGGCTTGGTCTGGAGATCACAAATCGTGAACGCCTTGATGCGAATTCGGCCCCTGGTGGCACCGACCGCAGGGTCGCGCTGTTTGCAGTGGACGACATTCAGTTTGGTGACCGTTTCACGCTGACCCCTGCCCTGCGCTATGAAACGCAGGACCTGAAAGGCACGGACACTGTGTCTCCCGGGGCGACTGATCCCTATAACGGTGAGATCAAGAATGATGCTCTGATGGGCGGGCTATCGGCGCGCTATGAGTTCGACAGCGGTTTTGCCGTCTTTGCGAGCGCCGCATACACTGAAGTTCTCCCGATCATTGACCGGTTGGACAAGGATCCTTCGGTCTGGGTGCCGGAAATTGGGACCACCTATGAGGCTGGTTTTTCCTATCAGAATCAAGATGTCTTTACCTCCGGCGACCAGTTGGCCTTTAAGGTCAACTACTATGACACCAACCTGAGCGATGTCCGGGTTGCCGGCGATGTGCTGACACAGGTGGATGTCGACGGCTTCGAAGTCGAAGCGTCTTACGGCATGGCGAACGGTCTCTATTTCGACCTGAACGGAACCGTTGCAGATGGTGAACAACGTCGCCCGGATGGCACTGTGTCAGAGTATACTTTGGCTCCGGTTGGTTCTGCTGCGCTGACAGTTGGCAAACGGTTCAACGACACGCTGGATCTGAGCTGGGAAGTGGTGGCTGCAGAAAGTACAAATGCCATCAATGGCAGCGGTCCATTGCCAGGTTACGGAGTCAATAACCTGCGCGCGACCTTCCGGCCGCAAAACGGCATGCTTGAAGGGACCGAAATCCGGTTAGGCGTCGAGAACGTTTTTGACAAACAGTATCAGACCCAACTCTCAACCCGTGCTGCGGCCGGGCGCAATTTCAAGCTGACGGTTTCCAAAACCTTCTGA
- a CDS encoding hemin-degrading factor: MTASTMTPAAIRAARAEHANLRDRDFADKFGIAEGQLVAAYVGEGVSRIQASPDEIMPRLAPLGEVMALTRNPSCVIEKVGIYENYHSGQHASMILNDAIDLRFFPRHFVSAFAVERETDKGTKRSIQIFDAAGDAVHKVHLRETSDVDAWQRLVEELTLEEQSQELAVEPRKPTEAAKANPEKADILRAEWAKMTDTHQFMRLTSKLKMNRLGAYRIAGEPLARKLDPAEVNKMLFAVQDQELEVMFFVGNMGCIEIHGGPIRNLREMGPWQNVLDPGFDLHLRMDHIAEVWAVTKPTQRGDAVSVEAFDAEGGIIFQVFGRRTEAKDHRPEWNAIVENLTSFAMKEPA; the protein is encoded by the coding sequence ATGACCGCCTCAACTATGACACCAGCAGCGATCCGTGCGGCGCGCGCAGAGCATGCAAACCTGAGAGATCGTGATTTTGCCGACAAATTCGGCATTGCCGAAGGCCAGCTGGTGGCGGCCTATGTCGGTGAAGGCGTCTCGCGCATTCAGGCCAGCCCGGATGAAATCATGCCCCGACTTGCGCCACTGGGTGAGGTTATGGCCCTGACCCGCAACCCATCCTGTGTGATCGAAAAGGTTGGCATCTACGAAAACTATCATTCAGGCCAGCACGCATCGATGATCCTCAATGATGCAATTGATCTGCGCTTCTTTCCCCGGCATTTCGTCTCAGCTTTTGCGGTGGAACGCGAAACGGACAAGGGCACCAAGCGGTCAATTCAGATCTTTGATGCAGCTGGAGACGCTGTTCACAAGGTACATCTGCGCGAGACCTCGGATGTGGATGCCTGGCAGCGGTTGGTTGAAGAATTGACTCTGGAGGAACAGAGTCAGGAACTGGCCGTAGAGCCGCGCAAACCGACAGAAGCTGCAAAAGCAAACCCGGAAAAAGCAGACATCCTGCGCGCTGAATGGGCAAAGATGACGGATACCCATCAGTTCATGCGGCTGACATCGAAGCTGAAGATGAATCGACTGGGCGCCTACCGCATTGCGGGGGAACCGCTGGCTCGCAAGCTGGACCCGGCTGAGGTCAATAAGATGTTGTTCGCGGTGCAGGATCAGGAACTCGAAGTTATGTTCTTTGTCGGGAATATGGGATGCATCGAAATCCATGGTGGCCCGATCCGCAATCTGCGTGAAATGGGTCCATGGCAAAATGTCCTCGACCCCGGGTTTGATCTACATCTGCGCATGGACCACATCGCTGAGGTTTGGGCGGTGACCAAGCCCACCCAGCGCGGAGACGCGGTGTCCGTCGAAGCCTTTGATGCCGAGGGCGGCATTATCTTTCAGGTCTTTGGCCGTCGGACCGAAGCCAAAGATCACCGACCGGAATGGAATGCCATCGTTGAAAACCTGACTTCCTTTGCTATGAAAGAACCTGCGTGA
- a CDS encoding heme/hemin ABC transporter substrate-binding protein: MSVFSRLFLGLNLLMAGLLIGSIALAETPKRIVSVGGSVTEIIYALGQQDRLIGRDRTSSYPAAALALPDIGYARALSPEGVLSVAPDMIIAIEGAGPPETLDVLKNAQVDYVSVPEIFSADGITAKIRTVGAALGKEADAEALAQKVTQDLRSAEADAASVAGEHPKKVLFILSTRGGRIMAGGANSAADGIIRMAGAVNAVTEFDGYKPMTDEAVSKAAPDVILMMDRGGDHGAAISDLLALPSIAPTPAAQNGKVVRMNGLHLLGFGPRTASAVTELNQALYSEAD; the protein is encoded by the coding sequence ATGTCTGTATTCAGCCGTCTGTTCTTGGGGCTTAATCTGCTGATGGCAGGGCTGCTAATCGGCAGTATTGCCTTGGCAGAGACGCCCAAACGCATCGTCTCTGTCGGGGGCTCGGTGACCGAAATCATCTACGCTCTTGGTCAGCAGGATCGGCTGATCGGTCGCGACCGAACCTCCTCCTACCCTGCGGCTGCATTGGCTTTGCCGGATATCGGGTACGCGCGGGCATTGTCCCCTGAAGGCGTGCTGTCGGTTGCCCCGGACATGATTATTGCGATTGAAGGCGCTGGCCCGCCTGAAACGCTGGACGTCCTCAAAAACGCGCAGGTTGACTACGTTTCGGTGCCAGAGATCTTTTCCGCAGATGGTATCACGGCCAAAATTCGCACCGTTGGTGCGGCGTTGGGCAAAGAGGCCGACGCCGAAGCATTGGCGCAGAAGGTTACACAAGACCTCAGATCCGCAGAAGCAGACGCGGCATCGGTTGCCGGAGAACATCCCAAAAAGGTGCTGTTCATTCTGTCAACACGCGGCGGCAGGATCATGGCGGGTGGTGCAAACTCGGCGGCTGACGGCATCATCCGAATGGCTGGCGCCGTTAATGCAGTGACGGAATTCGACGGGTATAAGCCGATGACCGACGAAGCTGTCTCGAAGGCTGCGCCGGATGTGATCCTGATGATGGATCGCGGCGGCGACCATGGCGCCGCGATCAGTGACTTGCTCGCTTTGCCCTCAATAGCGCCGACCCCCGCAGCTCAGAATGGCAAAGTGGTTCGCATGAACGGCTTGCATCTGCTTGGCTTTGGGCCTCGCACCGCCTCCGCAGTAACTGAACTCAATCAGGCACTCTACAGCGAGGCAGACTGA
- a CDS encoding FecCD family ABC transporter permease gives MSLAVDAPETGVTPGGAIDRRVQARRLTVALALLLVVMSVLSLAWGASGTSLWGALRDLATGRDLSRLDQIVLFDIRLPRLFLGILVGSALAVSGAVMQGLFRNPLADPGIVGVSAGAGLAAICAIVLGAFLPAMLRDAIGSYLVPIAAFLGGWASTLILYRVSTRRGQTSVATMLLAGIALGALSGALSGILVYIADDNQLRDLTFWGMGSLAGATWSKVLAASPIIGAALLALPALSRGLNGLALGEAAAGHIGIPVQRVKNIAILIVASATGASVAVSGGIGFIGIVVPHLLRLASGPDHHSLLPNAALLGASLLLAADMISRVIIAPAELPIGIITAVLGAPVFLWILLRRFGSTGL, from the coding sequence ATGTCGCTCGCTGTAGATGCGCCTGAAACCGGTGTCACACCGGGGGGCGCTATTGACCGCCGGGTACAGGCCCGGAGACTGACTGTTGCCTTGGCTTTGCTGCTGGTAGTGATGTCGGTTTTGTCCTTGGCCTGGGGGGCATCAGGCACATCGCTTTGGGGGGCACTGCGGGATCTGGCGACCGGACGCGACCTGTCGCGACTGGATCAGATTGTTCTGTTCGATATCCGCTTACCACGTCTGTTCTTGGGTATTTTGGTTGGGTCGGCGCTCGCTGTTTCCGGCGCTGTGATGCAGGGGCTGTTTCGCAACCCTCTTGCGGATCCCGGGATTGTCGGTGTCAGCGCTGGCGCAGGTTTGGCCGCGATCTGTGCAATTGTGTTGGGCGCATTTCTGCCTGCCATGCTGCGCGATGCGATTGGCAGCTACCTTGTCCCCATCGCCGCATTTCTCGGCGGCTGGGCATCTACGCTCATTCTGTACCGTGTCTCGACACGCAGGGGGCAAACCTCAGTCGCCACGATGCTGCTGGCAGGCATCGCTCTGGGTGCACTTTCAGGGGCTCTGTCGGGAATTCTGGTCTACATCGCAGATGACAACCAATTGCGCGATCTGACATTCTGGGGCATGGGATCACTGGCTGGTGCAACCTGGTCAAAAGTTCTGGCGGCATCTCCAATCATCGGCGCCGCCCTGCTGGCCCTGCCAGCCTTGTCGCGCGGCCTGAACGGGCTGGCGCTGGGAGAAGCGGCGGCGGGGCATATCGGTATTCCTGTGCAACGGGTCAAAAATATCGCAATCCTCATAGTCGCGAGTGCCACCGGAGCCTCCGTTGCGGTCTCCGGCGGCATCGGATTTATCGGCATCGTCGTTCCACATCTCCTGCGCCTGGCCAGCGGACCGGACCACCACAGCCTGCTGCCGAATGCTGCCCTCTTGGGCGCCTCCCTGCTGCTGGCAGCGGATATGATCTCGCGGGTGATCATTGCCCCAGCCGAGCTTCCGATTGGCATTATCACAGCCGTGCTGGGCGCACCGGTGTTCCTGTGGATCTTGCTGCGCCGCTTCGGCAGCACGGGCCTGTGA
- a CDS encoding heme ABC transporter ATP-binding protein: MEAFDITVKLGHRTILHGIDFAARPGEVTAIAGPNGSGKTTLLRAMTGEVPFVGRVLINGQDTAAMKPWELAAIRAVQPQSAAIAFPFTVIEIVRLGLSAGLAAADTELPLRALEQVDLGGFANRFYQDLSGGEQQRVQLARVMTQVWEPVVEGIPRWLILDEPVASLDIGHQFTVMDLARNYAARGGGVVAVMHDLNLTAMYADQITLIHAGNVAAKGAPQEVLTSRTLEQAYGCPVPVNSLPPSGVPFLLPQARQI; encoded by the coding sequence ATGGAAGCTTTTGACATTACGGTCAAACTTGGCCACCGCACGATTTTGCATGGCATCGACTTTGCAGCGCGGCCAGGTGAGGTGACGGCAATCGCAGGCCCAAACGGCTCCGGCAAAACCACACTCCTGAGGGCAATGACCGGCGAGGTTCCCTTTGTCGGTCGGGTCTTGATAAACGGCCAGGACACTGCAGCGATGAAACCCTGGGAGTTGGCCGCGATCCGGGCCGTCCAACCGCAATCCGCCGCAATCGCATTTCCCTTCACAGTGATCGAAATCGTAAGGCTGGGGCTATCCGCAGGTCTGGCAGCCGCGGACACGGAGCTACCGCTCAGGGCGCTGGAACAGGTCGATCTGGGCGGGTTTGCAAACCGGTTCTATCAAGATCTCTCTGGCGGCGAACAGCAGCGCGTACAGCTGGCCCGGGTGATGACCCAAGTCTGGGAGCCGGTGGTAGAGGGCATCCCGCGTTGGCTTATTCTGGATGAACCTGTGGCCAGCCTTGATATCGGTCATCAGTTCACAGTGATGGATCTGGCGCGTAACTATGCAGCGCGCGGTGGCGGTGTTGTCGCGGTGATGCACGATCTGAACCTGACCGCGATGTATGCCGACCAGATCACCCTGATCCATGCCGGAAACGTCGCCGCCAAGGGCGCACCGCAGGAGGTTCTGACCAGCCGAACTTTGGAACAGGCCTATGGTTGCCCAGTCCCGGTCAACAGTTTGCCCCCCTCCGGTGTGCCCTTCCTTCTGCCACAGGCACGCCAGATCTGA
- a CDS encoding LacI family DNA-binding transcriptional regulator gives MTTDNKRPLTLRDVSEATGVSEMTVSRVLRNRGDVSEKTRQKVLSAAKELGYVPNKIAGALASNRVNLVAVIIPSLSNMVFPEVLTGINSVLENTDLQPVVGVTDYQPEKEEKVLYEMLSWRPSGVIIAGLEHTEAARAMLNASGIPVVEVMDTDGKPVDAMVGISHRRAGREMAKAILKAGYRNIGFMGTKMPLDHRARKRFEGFTEALAKEGVEIMDRAFYSGGSALAKGREMTQEMLDRSPELDFLYYSNDMIGAGGMLYLMDQKIDIPGQIGLAGFNGVELLQGLPRQLATMDACRLEIGRKAAEIIAAQLDNPDAEIEKHVTLTPTITFGDTLKRR, from the coding sequence GTGACAACGGACAACAAGCGCCCGCTCACTCTTCGTGACGTATCCGAAGCCACCGGGGTGTCAGAAATGACCGTCAGTCGCGTATTGCGCAACCGGGGCGATGTGTCGGAAAAAACCCGCCAGAAGGTGCTGAGCGCGGCCAAGGAACTGGGCTATGTCCCCAACAAGATTGCAGGCGCGCTGGCCTCCAACCGGGTCAATCTGGTGGCGGTCATCATCCCGTCGCTCTCCAACATGGTTTTTCCCGAGGTGCTGACCGGTATCAATTCGGTTCTGGAAAATACCGATCTGCAGCCGGTTGTGGGTGTCACTGACTATCAGCCGGAGAAAGAGGAGAAAGTCCTCTACGAGATGCTTTCCTGGCGGCCCTCGGGCGTCATCATTGCGGGTCTCGAACATACTGAGGCCGCGCGCGCTATGCTCAATGCGTCAGGCATTCCGGTGGTTGAGGTGATGGACACCGATGGCAAGCCGGTGGATGCGATGGTTGGTATTTCGCATCGGCGCGCAGGCCGAGAGATGGCGAAGGCGATCCTGAAGGCCGGCTATCGCAATATCGGCTTCATGGGCACCAAAATGCCGCTGGACCACCGCGCGCGCAAACGCTTTGAAGGCTTCACCGAAGCCCTCGCCAAGGAAGGCGTGGAGATCATGGATCGCGCGTTCTACTCCGGAGGCTCTGCGCTGGCGAAGGGCCGGGAGATGACACAGGAGATGCTGGACCGCTCACCCGAGCTGGATTTCCTCTACTATTCCAACGACATGATCGGTGCCGGTGGAATGCTCTACCTGATGGATCAGAAGATCGACATCCCCGGTCAAATCGGACTTGCCGGCTTCAACGGGGTCGAACTATTGCAGGGGCTGCCACGTCAGCTGGCAACGATGGATGCCTGCCGCTTGGAAATCGGGCGCAAGGCGGCAGAGATCATTGCCGCCCAACTCGACAATCCGGATGCCGAGATCGAAAAGCACGTGACCCTGACGCCCACGATCACCTTTGGCGACACGCTCAAGCGGCGCTGA
- a CDS encoding winged helix-turn-helix domain-containing protein, with protein MAVARLDNRAARRLFMDRHALLEQPSGPAKGDALLELITRLGFVQLDSINTVARAHDMILFSRRPSYRPAALKRLYEQDHNLFEHWTHDAAVLPMEFYPHWHLRFQRDAEVLRKRYRNWRRDGYEAKFQHVLDHIRDYGAVSSSDVGKDEKKGTGGWWDWHPSKTALEYLWRSGALAVVGRSGFQKRYDLSERVIDARHLPAQGSPEPEETLDWLCNAALDRLGFATSGELAAFWATASPTECAAWCKQALADGQIEPVDVMLADGRSRRVFARPGAVEQAAALPPPPGRMRFLSPFDPALRDRKRAEGLFGFHYRIEVFTPAAKRRYGYYVFPLMEGDRLVGRIDMKAHRQSGDLAGDLHVTALWPERGVKWSPARQNRLEAELERTRRFTDMERVSFADGWQREPL; from the coding sequence ATGGCTGTCGCGCGGCTGGACAACCGGGCCGCGCGGCGGCTGTTCATGGATCGCCATGCCCTGTTGGAGCAACCCAGCGGGCCAGCCAAGGGTGATGCACTGCTGGAGCTGATAACCCGGCTTGGTTTTGTGCAGCTGGACAGCATCAACACAGTGGCCCGCGCCCATGACATGATCCTGTTCTCACGCAGGCCCAGCTATCGGCCTGCGGCGCTGAAACGGCTTTATGAGCAGGATCACAACCTGTTCGAGCATTGGACCCATGACGCCGCTGTCCTTCCAATGGAATTCTACCCGCACTGGCATCTGCGGTTTCAGCGCGATGCCGAGGTGCTGCGCAAGAGATACCGCAACTGGCGCCGCGACGGGTACGAGGCGAAGTTCCAGCATGTGCTGGATCATATTCGCGACTATGGCGCGGTCAGTTCGTCGGATGTGGGCAAGGATGAGAAGAAAGGCACCGGCGGCTGGTGGGACTGGCACCCATCAAAAACCGCGTTGGAATACCTCTGGCGGTCCGGCGCACTGGCGGTTGTGGGGCGCAGCGGCTTTCAGAAACGCTATGATCTGAGCGAACGGGTCATCGACGCTCGTCACCTCCCCGCGCAAGGCTCCCCCGAACCAGAAGAAACACTGGACTGGCTCTGCAACGCGGCGCTGGACCGACTCGGCTTTGCCACCTCCGGGGAGCTGGCAGCCTTCTGGGCCACGGCCTCCCCAACGGAATGCGCCGCGTGGTGCAAACAGGCGCTGGCGGATGGGCAGATTGAACCGGTCGATGTCATGCTGGCGGACGGGCGCAGCCGCCGGGTCTTTGCCCGCCCCGGTGCTGTCGAACAGGCCGCCGCGCTGCCGCCACCACCCGGCCGCATGCGTTTCCTCAGCCCCTTTGATCCGGCCCTGCGGGATCGCAAGCGCGCCGAAGGGCTGTTTGGGTTTCACTACCGGATTGAGGTTTTCACCCCAGCCGCCAAACGCCGCTACGGCTATTATGTCTTCCCCCTGATGGAAGGCGACCGTCTGGTGGGGCGTATCGACATGAAGGCACACCGCCAGTCCGGGGATCTCGCAGGCGATCTGCATGTCACTGCGCTTTGGCCAGAGCGGGGCGTCAAATGGTCTCCGGCACGGCAAAACCGGCTGGAGGCCGAGCTGGAACGGACCCGCCGTTTCACCGACATGGAACGGGTGTCATTTGCGGATGGCTGGCAACGCGAACCGCTCTGA